A portion of the Burkholderia pseudomultivorans genome contains these proteins:
- a CDS encoding phytanoyl-CoA dioxygenase family protein, with amino-acid sequence MDALKRKAFFEDGAVLVEGVLDPAQLAQCRAVFDWGMENPGPMSTTLLDGTEYRSHNDNANPYAKARLDDLVATLPFGRLFADLWGSKHVWYFAEELFMKAGGKSARSPWHQDTSYLPWEGMHFGNAWISFEHVPKRNALEIVRGSHRGVRHDGTTFQNADDPTDPLHGGDVWPRLPNIEAERRTAPDAYDIVSWETKPGDVLLLHPGVLHGGGAVDAAFPDRHTLVLRFFGDDATFSPLPDQSRSGFTPAGVLFVEELAGLKAGDPFRAPCFRQLV; translated from the coding sequence ATGGATGCACTCAAGCGCAAGGCCTTCTTCGAGGACGGCGCGGTTCTCGTCGAAGGCGTACTCGATCCGGCGCAGCTCGCGCAATGCCGTGCCGTGTTCGACTGGGGGATGGAAAACCCCGGCCCGATGTCGACGACGCTGCTCGACGGCACCGAGTACCGGTCGCACAACGACAACGCGAACCCTTACGCGAAGGCGCGGCTCGACGACCTGGTCGCGACGCTGCCGTTCGGCAGGCTGTTCGCCGATCTGTGGGGCTCGAAGCACGTGTGGTATTTCGCGGAGGAGCTGTTCATGAAGGCCGGCGGCAAGAGCGCGCGCTCGCCGTGGCATCAGGACACGTCCTACCTGCCGTGGGAAGGCATGCACTTCGGCAATGCGTGGATCAGCTTCGAGCACGTGCCGAAACGCAACGCGCTGGAGATCGTGCGCGGCTCGCATCGCGGCGTGCGCCACGACGGCACCACGTTCCAGAACGCCGACGATCCGACCGACCCGCTGCACGGCGGCGACGTGTGGCCGCGACTGCCGAATATCGAAGCGGAGCGCCGGACGGCGCCCGATGCATACGACATCGTGTCGTGGGAAACGAAGCCGGGCGACGTGCTGCTGCTGCATCCGGGCGTGCTGCACGGCGGCGGCGCCGTCGATGCCGCGTTCCCCGACCGCCACACGCTGGTGCTGCGCTTCTTCGGCGACGACGCGACGTTCAGCCCGCTGCCCGATCAAAGCCGCTCGGGCTTCACGCCGGCCGGCGTGCTGTTCGTCGAGGAACTCGCCGGGCTGAAGGCCGGCGACCCGTTCCGTGCGCCATGTTTTCGTCAACTCGTCTGA
- a CDS encoding TetR/AcrR family transcriptional regulator gives MSTVRPTRTRRREATCERLLDAARAVFAEKGYAAASIEDVAAAAGHTRGAFYSNFRSKTEMLFELLRRDHADAATALQRITGMPAGSAADAQRAMLAYWRGRAARHASRLIWLDAQLQAARDARFRAQFDAFLRERQALAAACIDAFAARTGVSLRLPAHVLAFGLTALCDGVQSCCAAHARSGADTLADAVLVGFLAHTLFDRDRG, from the coding sequence ATGAGTACGGTCCGCCCGACTCGCACCCGGCGGCGCGAGGCGACATGCGAGCGCCTGCTCGACGCGGCGCGCGCCGTCTTCGCGGAGAAGGGCTATGCGGCCGCGAGCATCGAGGACGTCGCGGCGGCGGCCGGGCATACGCGCGGCGCGTTCTATTCGAACTTCCGCAGCAAGACGGAGATGCTGTTCGAGCTGTTGCGGCGCGATCACGCCGATGCCGCGACGGCGCTGCAGCGGATCACCGGCATGCCGGCGGGTTCCGCCGCCGACGCTCAGCGCGCGATGCTCGCTTACTGGCGTGGGCGTGCCGCGCGACACGCGTCGCGACTGATATGGCTGGATGCCCAGTTGCAGGCGGCGCGCGATGCGCGGTTCCGCGCGCAATTCGATGCGTTCCTGCGCGAGCGGCAGGCGCTCGCGGCCGCGTGCATCGACGCATTCGCAGCGCGCACCGGCGTGTCGCTGCGGCTGCCCGCGCACGTGCTGGCGTTCGGCCTGACCGCGTTGTGCGACGGTGTGCAGTCGTGCTGCGCGGCGCACGCGCGCAGCGGCGCGGACACGTTGGCCGATGCGGTGCTGGTCGGTTTCCTCGCGCATACGCTGTTCGATCGCGACCGTGGATGA
- a CDS encoding RidA family protein: MSATPKRQSIVPPPFQPWYDAYHFSPATRVGDTIWVSGQVGLDAQMQPADGVAAQARIAFESLKMILEAAGASLADVVELTTFHTNLQHETQDFAAVKDAYFPNRYPSWTAVGVSQLAVPGLCVEVRAVAVAGSGKD, encoded by the coding sequence ATGTCAGCTACCCCGAAGCGGCAGTCCATCGTTCCGCCACCGTTCCAGCCCTGGTACGACGCGTACCACTTCTCGCCGGCCACGCGCGTCGGCGACACGATCTGGGTGTCGGGCCAGGTCGGTCTCGACGCGCAGATGCAGCCGGCCGACGGCGTGGCGGCGCAGGCGCGGATCGCATTCGAGAGCCTGAAGATGATCCTGGAAGCGGCCGGCGCGAGCCTTGCCGACGTCGTCGAACTGACGACCTTCCACACGAACCTTCAGCACGAGACGCAGGATTTCGCGGCGGTCAAGGACGCGTATTTCCCGAACCGCTACCCGTCGTGGACGGCAGTCGGCGTGTCGCAGCTGGCGGTGCCGGGGCTGTGCGTCGAGGTGCGCGCGGTGGCGGTGGCCGGCTCGGGCAAGGACTGA